The stretch of DNA TTGGTAGTAGTCTAAGGCTTCTTCTTTTGTAGATGGGGCAAATGAATATCTTTCGTCTCCGGTTTCTTTATATTTCTTGGAGTCTTCAAAATCTCCTTCGTAAGTTTTTACAACCTCGTCCCAGTTTACTATTTTCTGAAATTGCAGTTGAAGGTCATCGTTGTCTGTGAAGTAATTGCTTTGGATCATGATAAGTACCTTTTTATTTTAATTTAAAAAAGAGAATTTTTCAACCTCTCTTTTGGGAAACTACTTTTTTTCTTTTAGATTATAACTTTTTTCAAATTCGATCCATAAGTCTATTCCATTTTGAAAAATTTCGGGGCTTTCTCCAAAACCAACTCTCACAAATCCTTCTTTTTCAAAATTTTTTCCGGGAAGTATAAATACACCCGTATTTTCGTATAGGTCGTCGCAGTATTTTTCGCTTTGAATTCCCTTTCTTAATTCAGGAAAACTCACCACGCCTCCTTCAGGAGGATGAAAAGAGCGAATAGAATAGATTTTTGAAAAATTTTCCTTCATGTACTGAATGTTTTTTTGAAGATTTTTTTTTATAGGCTCGATCAATTTTTTTCTTTTCTGTAAAATTTTAAGAGTTAGTAGCTCTGTAATCGGGCTTACTGTATGGGTAAGATAGTCTTTGAAAGAGCGAGCTTTTTTTAAAAAGTTTCTATCTCCTATTAGCCATCCGATTTTTAGCCCCATGACTCCAAAGCATTTTGTGATTGAGCCTGTGGTAAAAGTTTTTTCTGATAGTTTTGCTCCACTAAAGAACATGTCTTCCGTAGGGTGAAGAAATCTATAGTGTTCGTCGAATACGATATACCCTTGAAACTTGGGTGCCTCTGTTTTCAGGAAACTAAGTTCTTTATCACTTAGAATTTTTCCAGTAGGATTGTGGGGGTGGTTTATTACAAGTATATCCGATTTAGAATTGAATAGCGAGGCAATCTCAAGAGAGTCCTTTACTTCTATATTTTCAATTTTGCAACCAAGCATGGAAGGAATTTCATACAAAGCCTGAAACGCAGGGGAGAATAAGCTAACTCTGGAATTTGGTTTACAAATCAGTTGGAAAAGTATAAAAAGAGCTTCACCGGTTCCGGTTGTAATCAGAACTTCATCCGGGTGGACATTGGGATAAAGAGATGCGATTGTTTCTCGCAAGTCTTTTCTTCCGGTATTGGGAGAATCATCGAGTGTAATATTTTTAAATTCTTGAAAATTGAAATCAATTTCTTGTAGAAGAGAGTCTAAGTTTTTATTTTTTATGCCACTCTCTCCAAGGTTGCAAAAAGAGTTGA from Leptospiraceae bacterium encodes:
- a CDS encoding pyridoxal phosphate-dependent aminotransferase, which produces MRLREFFIEDRLEKYRLNSFCNLGESGIKNKNLDSLLQEIDFNFQEFKNITLDDSPNTGRKDLRETIASLYPNVHPDEVLITTGTGEALFILFQLICKPNSRVSLFSPAFQALYEIPSMLGCKIENIEVKDSLEIASLFNSKSDILVINHPHNPTGKILSDKELSFLKTEAPKFQGYIVFDEHYRFLHPTEDMFFSGAKLSEKTFTTGSITKCFGVMGLKIGWLIGDRNFLKKARSFKDYLTHTVSPITELLTLKILQKRKKLIEPIKKNLQKNIQYMKENFSKIYSIRSFHPPEGGVVSFPELRKGIQSEKYCDDLYENTGVFILPGKNFEKEGFVRVGFGESPEIFQNGIDLWIEFEKSYNLKEKK